The DNA region TCACGGCCGCCATCGCCGCGAACGCCGAGGCGCACCCGGACGAGGACCGGCGCTGGGTGGCGTGCGTGAGTGCGGGCGTGCTGTACCTGCTGCTGGCGGCGGGGGCGGGGTGGGTGCTGGGCGCGGTGGGGGCCATTCCGGCGCCGGTGATCGCGGCGCTGGCGGGCCTGTCGCTGGTCGGCACGACCCTGAGCAGCCTCACGGCCGCCCTGCACGACGAGCGCACCCGGGAGGCCGCGCTGCTGACCCTGGCGGTGACGGCGAGTGGCGTGACGTTCCTCGGTGTAGGGAGCGCCGTGTGGGGCCTCGCGGCGGGCGGGGTGCTGGCCTGGGCGGCGCGCACGCGGGCGTAAGCGCCCGGGCTGTGACGCGGATTCCCACGGCGTGCGTGCCGAGCCCCTAGACTGCCGGGCATGGAGCTTTTGCTTGACCTTCACCCCGACGCGTACCCCCTGGACGGCTTCCGCCGCCGTCAGCTGCTGGACTGGGTGTACGGGCAGGGCGTGGGGGAGTTCGCGGCCATGACGAACCTGCCGGCCGCCGCCCGCGCCGATCTGAGCGGGCAGTACACCCTGAACCCCTTCCGGGACATCGAGACGGTCCGCAGCGCGGACGGCAGCGTGAAGTACCTGTTCACGCTGATGGACGGCCGGCAGATGGAAGCGGTGTACATGCCGTACCTGGACCGCAAGACGATCTGCGTGAGCACCATGGTGGGCTGCCCGGCCCGCTGCGCCTTCTGCGCCACCGGGAAGATGGGCTTCGGCCGGAACCTGACGCCGGGCGAGATCGTGGGGCAGGTGCTGGCCGTCGCGGGCGGCGAGGACATCGCCCCGCGCGAGATCCGCAACCTGGTGTTCATGGGCATGGGGGAAGCCATGCTGAACTACGACAACACCATGCAGGCCGCCCGGATCCTGCTGCACCCGGAGGCGCTGGGCATGAGCAGGCGCCGCGTGACGCTCTCCACGGTGGGCATCGCCAAGGGCATCCGCCGCCTGGCGGAGGAGGACGACCTGGGCATCAAGCTGGCCATCAGCCTGCACGCCCCGGACGAGGAGACCCGCCAGCGGATCATCCCGACCGGCGCGGCGAACAGCATCGAGGAGATCATGCAGGCCGCCCGCGAGTACCAGGCGGTCACCGGCCGGCGCATCACCATGGAGTACACCATGCTGCGCGGCCTGAACGACGCGCTGTGGCAGGCGGACCTGCTGGCCGAGCGGCTGCGCGGGCTGGTGAGTCACGTGAACCTGATTCCCATGAACCCCTGGGACGGCTCGGGGTTCGAGAGCAGCACCGAGGCGCAGATCCAGGCGTTCTACGACCGGCTGGAGGCGCGCGGGGTCGACGTCAGCGTGCGGCGGTCCCGCGGGAAGGATGCTGGCGCGGCGTGCGGGCAGCTAGCGCTGAAGCGCCCGCAGGCGGTGAGCGGCGTCGCCTGAACTGAGAAGCTGAATGGCCGTGGTGGCCGCGTCCTTTCGGGGAACGCGGCCACGTTCATGAGTGAGAGATTCGGCAGACATGAATGGTAGGCTGAGAGCGGTTCCGCACCCCCCAGGAGGCCCAACGTGATTCACTCCAGTCGCACACTCTTTCTCGGCCTGATGCTCGGCCTGAGCGCCGCGTCCGGGCAGACCATGATCGACACCACGGCCGCCGTGGGCATTCAGGGCACCCTCAACCAGATCGGCACGCCCAACCTGACTGGCGCAGTGCAAAGCGCCCAGGGCGCCGCCGCCACCGTCCAGGCCCAGAACAATGCCACCGCTGCCATGATCGCCCAGACCACCCCGGCCGCCCCCGGCGCGAAGGTCACGGTGGCCGTCACGCCGCTCACCGCGGCGCAGCAGGCCCTGCTGGAACAGGCCCGCGCCGCGTACCGCGCCGGGAACCTCCCGCTGGCCCGCACCCGCTTCGAGACGCTGATCGCCCAGAACTTCACGAACCCCGAACCGCACTTCGGGCTGGCGCTCGTCCTGTACGCCCAGAATGACCTGAAGGGCGCCGCGTTCGAGCTCGGGCAGTTCATGACCATGGCCCCCGACCGCTTCGAGGGCCCGTACAACATGGGCGTGCTCGCCACCCGCCAGGGCGACCACGACGGCGCCCTGAAGTGGTACGCCGAAGCCGCCCGGCTCCTCGGCGACGGCGCCAACCCGCAGGCCCGCCGGCAGGTGCTGGACGCCCTGGCCGCCGAGCAGGCCTTCAAGAAGGACTACGCCGCGCTGACCACCACGCTGGAGAGCCTTGCGGCCCTGGCGCCCAACGACAACGCCGTGCAGTTCCGCCTGGCGCAGGCCCTGACCCTCTCCGGGCGTGGCGCGACCGCCCTGCCCGGCCTGTACGCGCTGATGAACCGCGTGCCGAACGACCCGGCCGTACCGCAGCTGATCGCCGACATCTACGTCATGCAGGGCCTCCCGGACCGCGCCGTGCGCGAACTGGACAGCGCCCTGCCCCGCATGAGCAGCGGCACGGCCCGCAGCGGGCTGCTGCTGCACAAGGCCGGGCTGCTCGCCGCCAGCGGAAACGCCGCCGGCGCCGTGGCCGCCGCCCGGGACGCGACCCGCGCCGACAGCCGCAACGCCGCCGCATTCGCCCGCCTCGCCGAGTACCTGCTCGCCCGCGGGGACCGCAAGGGCGCCCAGGACGC from Deinococcus ficus includes:
- the rlmN gene encoding 23S rRNA (adenine(2503)-C(2))-methyltransferase RlmN; its protein translation is MELLLDLHPDAYPLDGFRRRQLLDWVYGQGVGEFAAMTNLPAAARADLSGQYTLNPFRDIETVRSADGSVKYLFTLMDGRQMEAVYMPYLDRKTICVSTMVGCPARCAFCATGKMGFGRNLTPGEIVGQVLAVAGGEDIAPREIRNLVFMGMGEAMLNYDNTMQAARILLHPEALGMSRRRVTLSTVGIAKGIRRLAEEDDLGIKLAISLHAPDEETRQRIIPTGAANSIEEIMQAAREYQAVTGRRITMEYTMLRGLNDALWQADLLAERLRGLVSHVNLIPMNPWDGSGFESSTEAQIQAFYDRLEARGVDVSVRRSRGKDAGAACGQLALKRPQAVSGVA
- a CDS encoding tetratricopeptide repeat protein produces the protein MIHSSRTLFLGLMLGLSAASGQTMIDTTAAVGIQGTLNQIGTPNLTGAVQSAQGAAATVQAQNNATAAMIAQTTPAAPGAKVTVAVTPLTAAQQALLEQARAAYRAGNLPLARTRFETLIAQNFTNPEPHFGLALVLYAQNDLKGAAFELGQFMTMAPDRFEGPYNMGVLATRQGDHDGALKWYAEAARLLGDGANPQARRQVLDALAAEQAFKKDYAALTTTLESLAALAPNDNAVQFRLAQALTLSGRGATALPGLYALMNRVPNDPAVPQLIADIYVMQGLPDRAVRELDSALPRMSSGTARSGLLLHKAGLLAASGNAAGAVAAARDATRADSRNAAAFARLAEYLLARGDRKGAQDAALSAVRLNPQDARARATLGSIRLGLGLYDAARNDAALVLTLKPDTVTHAQALYIQGVAAYQTKAYAQARAALQASLARQASADTALWLGLTAYAQKDYAAAIDALTQSVKFSPTANARQNLASALLAGARYAEAEAILKGLVQEQAKNAEAWYLLGLSQRAQGREADARVSLRTAAGLGNTRARDALKS